The following is a genomic window from Nguyenibacter vanlangensis.
GACCGCTGCGCTCAAAGCCGCCAAACCCAAGAAGATCCTCTGCCTATCGACCATCGGTGCCGATGCGCCGCACGACAACCTCCTGTCTCAGCGTACGTTGATGGAGGAGGCGGTCGGCGCGCTAGGACTTCCTGTCACCTTCCTGCGGCCGGGTTGGTTCATGGAGAATGCGTTGTGGGACGTGGCCTCGGCTCGCGAGGGCATTTTGCACTCCTTCTTGCAGCCCGCCGACAAGCGCTTCCCCATGGTGGCGACGCAGGATGTCGGATCCACCGCGGCAGAGCTGCTTGTGCAGGATTGGGATGGCGCACGTGTCGTCGAGTTGGAAGGTCCTGTGCGAGTGTCACCCAATGACGTGGCATCGGCCTTTGCGACGGCACTCGGCCGGTCCGTCCGCGTCGAAGTCGTGCAGAGATCGACCTGGGAGGAACTCTTCACATTACAAGGCATGAACCACCCTCTGCCCCGCATCCGCATGCTCGACGGCTTCAATGAGGGGTGGATCGATTTCGCTGATAACGGTGCTTCGGCAATTAAAGGCCCGACGCCACTGGCTGACGTGATCGCGAAACTCGTTCGATAGAGCGATGGCCATGCAGGCGATAAAGTGTGAGATCCGACGAAATCGTTTCAATTTTCCTGGCCTAATTTCAGGTAATCGAGCATGCTGTGGAGCTG
Proteins encoded in this region:
- a CDS encoding NmrA family NAD(P)-binding protein is translated as MYAITGITGKVGGALARKLLAEGHAVRAVLRDATKAGPWAAQGCQIAFAGMEEPARLAAGFEGVEGVFILPPSEFDPAPGYPEARIVIDAVTAALKAAKPKKILCLSTIGADAPHDNLLSQRTLMEEAVGALGLPVTFLRPGWFMENALWDVASAREGILHSFLQPADKRFPMVATQDVGSTAAELLVQDWDGARVVELEGPVRVSPNDVASAFATALGRSVRVEVVQRSTWEELFTLQGMNHPLPRIRMLDGFNEGWIDFADNGASAIKGPTPLADVIAKLVR